CacagtaatagtaatatatcaatatttgtgATAAAATAACAAGTCTTCTTTTTGGACTTGGAAAAACATCATACATCATATTTAATGTCTTCACAAGAGGAAATTTATCAACAGGTTGTAACAGGCACTCTACTTTTATTAACTGCAATGAACTACTAAAATGACCAGCAGCCATTGCACGAGATAAATGCATTTTTGCTTTTTCATAATCCtgaaaaaattacacaattttttattctcccaataacaaataattaacaaacatCATACCTTTtcgtgttttaaataatatttgcctAGAACTTGGTCCACACggctatttttaacattttccagttttgttattatattttccatcaTAGATTTTGACAATAACTCTTTAGGATAATTGATACATGTCAGTAGACAAGAATAAAGTTGTTTTGTATCATCTTTGGCTAATTCAACTGATTTTCTATCAAAAACCAACcatgtaaatatacaattgcttcattgaaacaaataaataagtaaataaaaataaaaggtattgtgatcaaaataataaaactaaaattatttgattctaTAATggttaaagattataatataaatccaaaagtaatttgttgaaaaactataatttagaaCACATAGGgactttaaaatttttaagttattactattttttgttaCACATCAATACCTTTATGTTGATAATTATGTAGAACAACTACTTACTCAGTAATTTTATATGCAAGCTTATAAAATCGTTTTGACTCATCTtggttgttttttaatttattaacaaatgcCGCCTCCATATAAAGTTTAGAAGCTTGAATTAAAAGCCGAGCCTTAGTTTTTGTAGAACATAACATTTCTGCAGCATCTATTTCATCATCCCCtggcattttaaattgttcgtaATAACGTCTTACTCGTCCTTTGGCTTTTAACCAAATGATTATCCATTCAGGTTCAGTAGAATGAAGGGTACGAGCTCGATCAGCAAATTTTAAAGCAATATCATTTCCTTTTGGTGGATACTCCATAAAAATTCTGGCTTTAACAGCACAAACCGCAGATTTTTCAGCTCGATTAAAATTGTTGATTAGTTTAATATTCttcaataactaaaaaaaaaaggcattagttctatgatttttacaaatacAGTATCACCTTATTCAGTATTAATACATTGAtttatatgatgtattatatatttttaaaacgcatTGGTTTTTTTGGATTAAATTGGATCTCTACAagatctataataatacattattgtgcgtatattccataaaaataatttgatatataaatTCCAACTAAagatttaagttataaaaattattttaacagggAGGCCTTTGCACCTGAATTAACATAAATATCCAAAGCCCAAAACCTGTTTTAACCAGTATTAATGAAATACAAACACCCAACCACGaaagccaaaaaaaaatatttattcaaccatTACTCGAATAaccaaatgttttaaaataataatataacacatttatttgtatatacattttgcaACTAAagtagtgaaaaaaaatatataggtaggctaTATTTGATCACTAATATACACCACTGTTATACCTACTGTTCTATGCTTATACTAAGTTAggcttataatattagtataaggtaAGTGATAGTGTATGCTAGTGAGTGTTTTGTGTTTACTCATTGTTGAAACTTAAGCTTTATCAAGTAAAAACGATATCaaaaatgacatattattatacctacaatattagttcattttttttttatataatttaatatattgtaacagtaatatatttaattatatctaaacataggtaataggtatagaaaaaaattataatatttaattaaatctagTTAGTCGTATTGCGAGTTATACTGATTACTGGCCTTATTTTAGTTAGTTGATCATGGTTTTATACAGTTTAATAgatagcataataattaatagtctcTACATTTCATTAATACTAgatctttaaattaattacattgacatttaagtataatactaattgtttcagcaaattactttttaaaaatgtaaaaataattggtaggtatatgaacatttaaaacattttattatttaccggGTTATTTACACTGTATTAATAAGCTATAGACtttttgtatgaatatataatatatatgatactgacgatggttattggttattataatCATGAATGAAGAACTTACTTATTATAGATGACCctatacttttcaaattaaacaataaGTAATTCAAATTTACCTTTTCTGAATCAATTTTCAATGTTAATGCAATATAAGCATTGGTGGCATGAGCTATATGGTAGTAAGCATCAGAGTACTGTTCATTTGACTCGTCAAATTTACAGGTTTCCATAAATTTAAGAACGCTTTCGATTTCCAAATATGATTCATGATAATTTTTGCTATTATAAAGTTCATAACTAGCtactaattgtaaataaaatctaaaaaataaaatagttttactctagatattttatatacatttatattacaattatgtaaGTGCATACAGTTGCATTGCAAACTTCAAATTTTTTAGAGGCAAGCTAATATACTACCCATCCACCAAAAATCCAATAAGGGCTCACAAGTCATAAATCTAAGACAAATAAAGAAGTttatcatgaaaataatatttagtttactaCCTATCATATTTTTGTCGTCTGTCATATAACCGCTTCTAATCACTCAGAGTGGCGTGTCTCAATAACCCACTTCGCTATGCCACTGTGtgcaaacattttgatttataaaatactacggtttttctatgtaatatacttaaatCATTCACAGtagtttacaataaaattaatctagACCTATGTGAacccataataaaattaattaattttacaacctATGTGTGAACCTTAATTGTATTCTGATACctgagtaatatttatatattaataaaacagaaaaattaagttttacataaataaatctcTGACAGTTACCTATTCAAATTGAATTCATCATCCTTGTCTATGATAATTTCTTGTTTCTCACGAACCTTATCAATGAGGTTCATCATAAGATTTTGTCTGACACCTGTTAAATTTTGAATGTCCCAAGAGAAAATGGATTCAAATCCATTTTCGATTTTTCTTAGCTGTGTCCGAATACTGTTGTCCAATCCGAGTTCATTCCAGTGGTCATCGTCGAAGGACAAAGCACCCATCGCATCAGTCAATTGATCGACATAACCAGCCATTTTTAAGTGTACAAAACACgagtatactaaattaataacaacataaatattactaGTACATTTGTTCGACATAGGTATTTAACAATTACGACAATGGCTGTCATCGAACTCaagataaaatgataaatataacgTTTTCAACAATTTGAAACTACATTGTTCTATGAAACTACCAAACAGTTGTAATACTTAGGTACTCACAGAGCCAATCATAGATGGAAGACCAAGAGCACGCAAAGAAAACTTCAATGTATCACGGAAAAgtctaaaaaatcataaaaccaaAATAAGAACAAGGAGGTACAACCAGAGAATAAAGTACAATGTTCAACCACCGACCATTGCAGACTGCAGTGGTTTCTGGTTGTCGATAAGGTTTTTTGTCTGCTCGTAAATATCTACTCAGGATAgaagtaatttatttctttCATGCAAgtaaataactacctacctacaataagatataatatctattcCGCTTTTCGCTACTTCGATTATCTGAACAAAACTCACACGTTACCACTATGAACTTGAAATGttacgatgtagagaagataagTCACAGACAttcataactatatatattataaataaataaacaactttGTGATACGCATACCACAACCACTCTTGCCACGTCTATCACGCATAgttagggcactatagatacaggtatgctacgccgccattttgcgactaataatgttatgtgaatatgaatttctccccctttattttattattttatcattgataaatgagtcgcaaaatggtggcatagcatacccatgatattatatagagcCTTAGTATAGTAAGAATAGTAAGAACAGTCGTATTCTGTGGTTAAactgtgaaaaatattattgaatttgctactgtgataaatgataatataaatcacaGTGAAAATAGCAGTGATTGCTACTTTAACTGCTACTTTTTACTTTTCACATATCTATAACCATagctaattaaaaaattcaatagtaAATGGTATGAATGTATAACGATGACCTATCGCACGGCGCACATTCGTCATTCACACATTCATACATTcacaaattaaatgataatattaaggagcaaaaaaaaaaatttcaatattatgttttaaaaagacaatacaatttattattgtaatataattattataattactaaatactaattagtaattagatataataaaataattgaattattcacatttcacaatatttttcacAGTTTAACTATTTGACATCATTCATTAATCACTAAAGTGGTTTAAGATAACTAAATAACTGTAATGGTGTAATAACGAGTAATGGTAATATGATCAATAATCTctgttattttatgaataaataacagGCACTGTTGTCTGTAACTGCTACTCATTCAGACATTCAGTTACAGTGAAAAGTAGCAGAGACTGCTACATTTGAACATCAGTATCTCATAGATTTCTATATTGTTGTTTTTCGTTTAGTAaataccatgacaaaataaataggtatgtcagcaatatTACCGGTTTAGACACAAATTGCACACCCACCCTCCGCCAAACCATGTACTGTGACGTAAGCATTTCTCCGGTTCTCATTGGTCCACCGCCGTCACTGCCGCAATTGCCGCCGCCGACGAAGACTCCACCACCGCTACACCGCTCAGCCTGTTGGAGAAATGCTTACGTCACTGATATGCGTATCACgagttgctgacatacctatttattttgtcatggtaaaTACTAAACTATGAATTATGTGTGAATATATATGTGTGATATATGTGAAATTACAAGAAACAGTTTTCATCCGGTTTGCACATCTCCCCACTAATCACTATTCTACACACAAAACCATTGCTCGTAGTTCTCCGCATTTCATTGGTCGGAAATATCATTTGGGAAACAAAGAACTACCACAGATAATCTGTGGAACTACCatagataaaaatatcaaaaatgaaatttcatctattctgtggtaacACGGACCAAGATCACGGACTATAAATATTGGTCAAGGTGTATCAATAAACCGTGGTATAATACACGTTCTTAGAACACGGTATatcttaagaataatatatctTGTAACTGTGataagtataaggtctatggatATTAACAACCACGGACTTTGATACTATAGATAGTGTATCTATATCTGTGATAACAACTAATGGCCTGCttcattaaatactatattatacatatttactgcCTATTTCGGATTcagttattttactaatttttagttattataggtacaataatttgtaatacaatagtgaattgtaaatattgtaaatgtgaCTAGTGTGTTATACCATTGGTTGATTCACTATTATGGTTatgtacttaaattttaataaacaaatttagataaaatatttattatttaactgtcACAGTGTTACtacttactttttattattttaactagagtaaaaaaatattaacaaaatattaaatattcaaatttacaaattttgtacctacttaatattgtGTTCTGTACTTTGGTAGGTCGTTGTTCTTGGTATATCATTTTTTACACGTTTTTGAATTGGAAAGTTCAATATACTTATCAGCAATATATTTAGAAACAATTTGTACTCAAGATAAGGAATTTGACTATTTGAGTACCTACATCATATATTttcttgtattaataaaatcagTTTTGAAATGTCAAAAAGAAATAAGATTTCGTATATCAAACCACGAGAACCatcatttttgacaaaattaaaacaagaagCCAACTATAAGGAAGGACCTTCAGTTGATACAAAAgtgggtacctattattattattatttattgcttaaaatttaatatttcaaagtttATATTGAAGGGTATTTTTATACTCTCCAACATTTTTCTTAACCGCCTAAGAccatatgcagtatatattatagtagagtGCCAAACTAGCTTCTTAGTGGGAAGATCAACAATTGATCTTAAATACACGCTCACAGTGGAGTGCTGAATGGCCATTTCAGAGGAAATTGCCTctgagatttttcttaaatagaggaGTGGGTGGTAGCTGATGGGTTCccatgtaaatttaatatgatatactcaATAGGTATGTAGTTAAtaacgatctgaaatataattagttataggtattatattaatacattattatgtgttaatacTTGGGGTATTTGTAACTTGCCTCTAGAAAATTTTTAGTTTGCTACGCCACTGCACGCTAAAGTAATACTGATAGATTACTATGAATTCAATAAGAAAGTACATCTACTGTTTGTGGATTTTAGACAAGCGTATGACTTAATAGAGAAGCTTTATGGAAACATTTAGAACATATGCATGCAAAACATGGCCAATAACACTAGAGGACAAGAAAAAACTGGCTATAGTAGAAAGAAAATTTCTAAAGaagatagaatataataaaatatttaaataatttaacacaaagGTATAAAGTAAGGTCAAACAAAGAAATATACAATGCTTTTGGAAAACCAAATAGAATTGGACTAATCAGAGCCAAGAGACTAAGCTGGCTTGGTCACATATTAAGATCTAACATGATTGAAAAGGAAGTCCTAAGTTGGAAGCCATAGGGAAAAAGGCCCTTAGGCATGGTTCGATAAAGTCTCAAAGGACCTAACAATGCTAGGAGTTGAAAACTATAGAGAAGGTAGCAATGGACAGAGAGAGATGGAAGGAAGTGTGTATGCATCTATGGGCCTAAACAGCTActaaacaagaaaaaataaaaataaaaatactatgaattataaataccgttaaattaattaaatccaaacagaatttactattttttttttttgaatatctgaaaattatgaatctaaaattatttaaaaaaatttcaatacagCCATACATGCAAAAAGATAATGATAAGCTcctcaaaattatattcttaattttttagcgtttatttaaagttcaagATTTATTGAAATAGATTACATAGCAACTATtcagttaatattatgtaagacaataatttacataatataggtacttaaaatattttaacaatgtcatattttatttgtttttagaaaattgaaCTTCCAACTTATGAAGATGACGAATCATATGATGATGACAACCCAACTGTGGTTGTATTAACTGAAGGCGATTTAACTTCTGAAGAAGCATCTAAAGAGGCATTAGCCAAAGAaacaggtataaaatatttaaaacattcaaaatgtatatttttaaaagttacttaTATCcttgattaaaatatacacatttgtataatatgaatatcaatGCTTATAtagatgatatattattaatcatttggATATATGCAaaatctaaatagtaaatattcaaaattatttaaatacataatggaTATATTTTTCAGAAGAAAACAGTAAACCAGCAGATTTATCTAAACGTATAATCTTCAAACGCCCAGCTAAAACTACACCACAATCTGAAGAAAAGCATAGAgtgaataaaaagaaaaaacgaaCAGAAAAATTAGTTCTATCTTTTGATGATGAAGAAGAGTATTCTTAAATCTGGTttgcttaaaatgtattaatttattagatatttgaaACTAGTTTTCATTAAGTCCATACGTAAAAATATGCTCCACGTTTTTGGGGAGGGGGCTatgatattttgatgaaatcaGAGAATTATCTTATTTATGGTAAAcattttacatcatattatcagtttttcagggggggggggggagacttaataatttttacaagtgCTACTACCCTCAGTCCTCCTGTTTGCACCTATGAATAAGACCCCATTTATTTATTAGGATAGTATAgtattgataatttatcattaaatcaatttaatttatacccaATTATAAAGTGGGTGATAAAACCTTTtgatactaatttattacttggCTTTCTAAATTAACAATTCACgtttctgaaatatttttaattaatttaacctatattaattcttaaataactaatttcttAACAATCTTCACACTATACATACTCTGTTCAAGTTAAGAAAGTAGTTGGCGACGACCAGTTTTCTTTGGGCTGCAGTCAGGAAACACCTGTTTGTCACCCTCACCTAGTAATTTATCTGTATACCTGCCGTGTAATATTACCATGCCACTGTGCACAAGCAGGCGGCCAACtacatttcttaattttaacaGAGTATAGGTAGTGTCGGTCAATTACAGATCATCAGAATtaaatcaaatactttttagtttaatttaattattagtctttattaaataaattataaatactaatttttgtaattatgtttCAAATCACTTTACAGTTTTACacaatactttaataattcagGAGTTGAGTAATATTCTttgttattaaagtattttctgtcttttcaaattgaaaatagtaacggtcaaaattatttattaataatttaatttatttattgaactaaattattttaaaaatttattaataacatataaatttttttttaggatactacaaaattactttttgtttATCAAGCTATGGTTGAGTGATAGCTGATTGCAACGGTgactttttcaaataaacattatcattgtatataatatagattttttttaataaaatatgtacatatattataatatcatatacttttataataaaaattacttatttgacTGCCACATTAATTTTGTAAACTTACAGTCTCCAAAATGCCAATtagattcaataaaatatttaaggttaaatttattttaagttaatttaaattttgtatataattcaaaaaatgttacctgacaatattattataaaatctatgccaattattaatataaataagcaatattatttctttggcctgtgcatttttatttttaactagtgttataattaataattaatttttaaggcTATGAATTTATTGCATTAAACACCTCAAAAACTGCACTTaataaaatcttgaaaaaaatgctcaattattataatttaatattacttaagtaGGTATGATGTGGACTCagaaagtgtaaaatatttataagataaaaattaaaataataattcattaaacgtgtaaaataagttataattgatagaattattgaaaaaaatgaaaaaagccAAAAAagacctattaaataataaattcaaaaaatagcaaaattagtttaaaaaagaatttattagtacctaattcaaaTTTCATGTTAAAGAATCtatgttttacaatttacagtatgCTAAAACAAAATGCGCACTTTTTCACAAATTCACAgccatatttattaaaaaaaaccactttCTTTCAGtttgtttgaattaaaaaaatataatttattattgacatttattttcttatattatcagtttaattttaattgataataatcacaaaataaacttattcttTGAGACATTTCAAACAAATTGAAATGCATACAACTATAAAAGTTATATGTT
This portion of the Acyrthosiphon pisum isolate AL4f chromosome A1, pea_aphid_22Mar2018_4r6ur, whole genome shotgun sequence genome encodes:
- the LOC100164282 gene encoding uncharacterized protein KIAA1143 homolog, encoding MSKRNKISYIKPREPSFLTKLKQEANYKEGPSVDTKKIELPTYEDDESYDDDNPTVVVLTEGDLTSEEASKEALAKETEENSKPADLSKRIIFKRPAKTTPQSEEKHRVNKKKKRTEKLVLSFDDEEEYS
- the LOC100160271 gene encoding uncharacterized protein LOC100160271; this translates as MAGYVDQLTDAMGALSFDDDHWNELGLDNSIRTQLRKIENGFESIFSWDIQNLTGVRQNLMMNLIDKVREKQEIIIDKDDEFNLNRFYLQLVASYELYNSKNYHESYLEIESVLKFMETCKFDESNEQYSDAYYHIAHATNAYIALTLKIDSEKLLKNIKLINNFNRAEKSAVCAVKARIFMEYPPKGNDIALKFADRARTLHSTEPEWIIIWLKAKGRVRRYYEQFKMPGDDEIDAAEMLCSTKTKARLLIQASKLYMEAAFVNKLKNNQDESKRFYKLAYKITEKSVELAKDDTKQLYSCLLTCINYPKELLSKSMMENIITKLENVKNSRVDQVLGKYYLKHEKDYEKAKMHLSRAMAAGHFSSSLQLIKVECLLQPVDKFPLVKTLNMMYDVFPSPKRRLVILSQILIYYYYCENNPKEMMRFLKMYLDQEIDDTFKKRHLIFAHSFFKVNGFKPKQFLNVLCLKVKEIINKNKWNKEEKIMVDNTFDQLNKISKLHFYNSQYNDDSKTTFHTKNETNSKREYHNRKPYNNKKNESWRKQKVDDLSENVSNNSQQLQFASKHINQNKPLEKYSDLNIEPSTSEHKVIYNNLPIKKSIEPMNSLNNSDSIETKLKKFENKFSSLGNLHVVSIEKNSINKPFSSRTHGRGTNRYCGYKPSWRNQQDDSQNQDNYEIFHSHGIDSQHSQGYKNEYLKNQQDGNPRHKFGNRPLSSGSYKKDIDDTES